Proteins from a single region of Bdellovibrio bacteriovorus HD100:
- a CDS encoding lipocalin family protein produces MKNLILSVFVLGFVSTGWAAPATVPFVDLNKYLGKWHEVASIPMVFQKQCVGNTTAEYSVAEEGMIQVLNSCDTKSGDRSVAEGRAKVVDSDSNAKLKVTFVKIIDWVFGFGGDYWILDLAPDYSYAVVGDPTLQYAWILSRQPALSREAFLAAEQKLKTLGYDTCSILTSVQDGGLSQRTPLCEFVK; encoded by the coding sequence ATGAAAAATCTGATTCTTTCTGTTTTTGTTCTGGGCTTTGTTTCAACGGGCTGGGCGGCACCGGCAACAGTTCCCTTTGTGGATCTGAACAAGTATCTGGGCAAGTGGCACGAGGTTGCCAGCATTCCGATGGTGTTTCAAAAACAGTGTGTTGGAAACACGACCGCCGAGTATTCTGTGGCGGAAGAGGGCATGATCCAGGTTTTGAATTCCTGTGACACCAAGAGCGGTGATCGCTCCGTCGCCGAAGGCCGGGCGAAAGTTGTTGATAGCGACAGCAACGCCAAGCTGAAGGTGACGTTTGTTAAAATCATCGACTGGGTCTTTGGCTTCGGTGGAGACTATTGGATCCTTGATCTGGCTCCTGATTATTCTTATGCGGTGGTTGGTGATCCGACGCTTCAGTATGCGTGGATTCTTTCACGTCAGCCGGCTTTAAGCCGGGAAGCATTCCTGGCGGCCGAACAAAAATTAAAAACTCTGGGCTACGACACGTGCTCCATTCTGACATCGGTTCAGGACGGCGGCTTAAGTCAGCGCACGCCTCTTTGTGAATTTGTGAAGTAG
- a CDS encoding LysR substrate-binding domain-containing protein, translated as MDKRLSKISFFDLMLLAELPDHKSLRSLSRSLGVEPPRLTKVLKSVGHQLQFEIIKTSSHGYIMTAEGSYVSLQAKELLKKSEDFIPRKSQFLAPSTTYTVGGRGFMNVFFSGVMITSLESAGVKALLRFMDLSPEELRQTATEGVLDVALHLEEIKWPQTWSAAEVGAMSWNLYVGKNHQLKGTVSKEELLKFPFARSAYWNGRAIAQAADNFPIPRNERIMGHEMQTALTAIEIVQHSNNVALIPNIIARKYEEAGLIRSLKVRGLDLVESKIYLSVRSDKISQRLFKQWQTQLKGLLKT; from the coding sequence ATGGATAAACGTCTTTCGAAAATTTCATTCTTTGATCTGATGCTTTTGGCGGAACTGCCGGACCATAAGTCCTTAAGGTCGCTGTCCCGTTCGCTGGGGGTTGAACCGCCGCGTTTGACCAAGGTTCTAAAGTCCGTCGGGCATCAGTTGCAGTTTGAGATAATCAAGACGTCTTCCCACGGCTATATCATGACGGCCGAAGGCTCTTATGTAAGCCTTCAGGCCAAAGAACTTTTGAAAAAATCCGAGGACTTTATCCCCCGAAAGTCCCAGTTTCTGGCGCCGTCGACCACTTACACAGTGGGTGGTCGCGGCTTTATGAATGTGTTTTTTTCCGGAGTAATGATTACAAGTCTGGAGTCCGCCGGAGTGAAAGCCTTGCTGCGGTTTATGGATTTGTCGCCGGAAGAGTTGCGCCAAACCGCCACGGAAGGGGTTTTGGATGTGGCCCTTCATTTGGAAGAAATCAAGTGGCCTCAGACTTGGAGCGCGGCGGAAGTGGGCGCGATGAGTTGGAATCTGTATGTCGGGAAAAACCATCAGTTGAAGGGCACGGTTTCGAAAGAGGAGCTTTTGAAGTTTCCCTTCGCCCGGTCTGCCTACTGGAATGGACGGGCGATTGCTCAGGCAGCCGACAACTTCCCCATTCCCCGCAATGAGCGGATCATGGGGCATGAAATGCAAACGGCCCTGACCGCCATTGAGATTGTTCAGCACTCTAACAACGTGGCGCTGATACCCAATATCATCGCCCGAAAGTATGAGGAAGCCGGTTTGATTCGAAGTCTGAAGGTGCGCGGGCTGGATTTGGTTGAATCCAAAATTTACCTGTCAGTTCGTTCTGACAAGATCAGCCAGCGACTTTTTAAACAGTGGCAAACACAGTTAAAAGGTCTGCTGAAAACATAG
- a CDS encoding polyprenyl synthetase family protein: protein MNLILSSALQVSSASSVEQFWSTFLHDPAREFMSRPKKEFRAELVSLGCRLYSKGAPLTEKQKSVIAELSRVLEWIHAGSLIVDDIQDDSLERRGGPTAHRLYGVGPALNLGNWMYFEALKGLHALPVDDSVKLKIISCAHEAMHQAHLGQALDLGANMKTLSAEQIQEVVHKSHSLKSGALVALAMQVGALIGDAQADLQLLQELGMQLGSSLQRFDDLGNLKFNCTDSKALEDLKLGRPSWIWMFLASCGDSAEIRAFKDCLEFLPETHALESFVQSADLKKRAHAEALRLHREMEERLKASFAGLENAQTLNLLKNLTERIVHAYE from the coding sequence GTGAATTTGATTCTTTCTTCAGCTCTTCAAGTGAGCTCTGCATCGAGTGTTGAGCAGTTTTGGAGCACATTTTTGCACGATCCTGCCCGGGAATTCATGTCTCGTCCCAAAAAAGAGTTTCGGGCCGAGCTGGTTTCACTGGGTTGCAGGCTTTATTCAAAGGGAGCTCCGCTTACTGAAAAACAAAAGTCCGTCATCGCCGAGCTGTCCAGGGTCCTTGAATGGATCCATGCCGGTTCATTGATCGTTGATGACATTCAGGATGACAGTCTGGAGCGCCGAGGCGGGCCCACCGCCCATCGTTTGTACGGAGTGGGGCCGGCCCTGAATTTGGGTAACTGGATGTATTTCGAGGCCCTGAAGGGATTGCACGCTCTTCCGGTGGATGATTCTGTCAAATTGAAAATCATCAGCTGTGCCCACGAGGCCATGCATCAGGCCCACCTGGGCCAGGCGCTGGATCTGGGGGCGAACATGAAAACTCTGTCAGCTGAGCAGATTCAGGAAGTAGTTCATAAAAGTCATTCATTGAAAAGCGGCGCTTTGGTGGCGCTGGCCATGCAGGTGGGCGCCCTGATCGGAGATGCGCAGGCGGACCTTCAGCTTTTGCAGGAGCTGGGAATGCAGCTGGGATCGTCTCTGCAGCGCTTTGATGATCTTGGAAATTTAAAATTTAACTGTACTGACAGCAAGGCGCTGGAAGATCTGAAGCTGGGCCGTCCTTCCTGGATTTGGATGTTTTTGGCCTCGTGCGGGGACAGCGCTGAAATCCGGGCCTTCAAAGACTGCCTGGAGTTCTTGCCCGAGACTCACGCGTTGGAAAGTTTCGTGCAAAGTGCGGATTTGAAAAAACGCGCCCACGCAGAAGCCCTCAGGCTTCATCGTGAAATGGAAGAAAGACTGAAAGCGTCTTTTGCCGGTCTTGAGAACGCCCAGACACTAAACCTACTAAAAAACCTGACAGAGAGAATTGTCCATGCCTATGAATAA
- a CDS encoding phytoene desaturase, producing the protein MPMNKKVAVIGSGFGGLSAAIRLQAAGFEVRIFEKRDMPGGRAYVYRDKGFTFDAGPTVITAPECLEELFALKNKKMSDYVEMIPVSPFYRLLWDDGYKFDYSNNTDELYAQIQKKSPDDAKGYEKFLKYSEEVFNEGYTKLVATPFLHLWSMVKVSPQLLRLGAYRSVYSVVSKYVKDDHLRQAFSFHSLLVGGNPYSTSAIYTLIHFLERNWGVFFPRGGTGALVQALVRYFTEMGGEIRCQSEISRILTSDGKVTGIRTVQGDVWECDAVVSNGDIVHTYRDLLGQEPLAAKKSKEMQNKDFSMSLFLIYFGTKKKYPHLAHHNVLFGPRYKGLLEDIFSNGTLPDDFSLYLHVPSLTDPNLAPEGHECFYVLAPVAHLGKMNIDWKKEGPVYAEKILKYMEEKYMPGLRENIVTQRIFTPEDFSTELNSFHGSAFSLEPKLTQSAYFRQHNKDSQIQGLYFVGAGTHPGAGVPGVVNSGKATAGLVVEDLV; encoded by the coding sequence ATGCCTATGAATAAAAAAGTTGCAGTAATTGGAAGTGGATTCGGTGGATTGAGTGCCGCCATTCGTCTTCAGGCCGCGGGCTTTGAAGTTCGTATTTTTGAAAAGCGGGATATGCCTGGTGGCCGGGCCTATGTTTACCGGGACAAGGGATTCACCTTTGATGCCGGACCGACGGTGATCACCGCTCCGGAATGTCTGGAAGAACTTTTTGCCCTGAAAAACAAAAAGATGTCCGACTATGTTGAGATGATTCCTGTTTCGCCATTTTATCGCCTGCTGTGGGATGATGGTTACAAGTTTGATTACAGCAATAATACCGACGAACTTTATGCCCAGATTCAGAAAAAATCCCCGGACGATGCCAAGGGGTATGAGAAGTTCTTAAAATATTCTGAAGAGGTCTTTAACGAGGGCTACACCAAACTGGTGGCAACACCTTTCCTGCATCTTTGGAGCATGGTAAAGGTTTCCCCGCAGCTTCTTCGTCTGGGAGCCTATCGCAGTGTTTATTCAGTGGTTTCAAAGTACGTCAAAGACGATCATCTGCGCCAGGCCTTTTCTTTTCATTCCCTGCTGGTCGGGGGGAATCCTTACAGCACGTCGGCTATTTATACCCTGATTCATTTCCTGGAAAGAAACTGGGGCGTGTTCTTCCCACGCGGCGGGACCGGAGCTTTGGTGCAGGCGCTGGTGCGCTACTTTACTGAAATGGGTGGTGAGATCCGCTGCCAAAGTGAAATCTCCCGGATTCTGACCTCTGACGGTAAAGTCACAGGCATCAGAACTGTTCAAGGGGATGTCTGGGAATGTGATGCCGTGGTCAGCAATGGCGATATCGTGCACACCTACCGCGATCTGCTGGGGCAAGAACCCCTGGCGGCGAAAAAATCCAAAGAGATGCAGAACAAAGACTTCAGCATGAGTTTGTTCCTGATCTATTTTGGCACGAAGAAAAAGTATCCGCATCTGGCCCATCACAATGTTCTGTTCGGCCCCCGCTACAAAGGGCTGCTGGAGGATATTTTCAGCAACGGGACTTTGCCGGATGATTTTTCACTGTACTTGCATGTGCCCAGTTTGACCGATCCGAATCTGGCGCCGGAAGGGCATGAGTGCTTCTATGTTCTTGCTCCGGTCGCGCATCTGGGCAAGATGAACATCGACTGGAAAAAAGAAGGTCCGGTCTATGCGGAAAAGATCCTGAAATACATGGAAGAAAAATACATGCCGGGGCTGCGGGAAAATATCGTGACCCAAAGAATATTCACCCCCGAGGATTTCTCCACAGAGCTGAATTCGTTCCATGGCTCGGCGTTTTCGCTGGAACCAAAACTGACTCAAAGTGCTTACTTCCGTCAGCACAATAAGGATTCGCAGATTCAAGGACTGTACTTTGTGGGGGCGGGGACACACCCCGGTGCCGGGGTCCCAGGGGTTGTGAACTCTGGTAAAGCCACAGCCGGTTTGGTTGTTGAGGACCTTGTTTGA
- a CDS encoding phytoene/squalene synthase family protein — MTLNQDLELHKQSIQKGSKSFALASLFFSKQQKLAAWKLYSWCRYCDDQIDGAAVSTAPRRLQELIQLTRSLPQDPAAMPFQFRGLRDVLSAHHIPAQYPLDLLRGMEMDVQNRRYQTLQDLEEYCYCVAGVVGLMMCHIMGVRSDQALRHAIAMGNAMQLTNICRDIREDANLGRCYLPQEWLKQAGMTETTLFLPEHRGSLVTIQERLLQRADELYAEGFAGLRFLSLRSCWAVLIAAKVYSYIGELIRRDSDRGLTRRIHVSFWKKIVLIGSTAKYFVPQVWWSLKSTEAVRPPARIWSLK, encoded by the coding sequence ATGACGCTGAACCAGGATCTGGAGCTGCATAAACAGAGCATCCAAAAAGGCTCAAAAAGTTTTGCCCTGGCTTCTTTGTTTTTTTCAAAGCAACAGAAGCTGGCGGCCTGGAAGCTTTATTCCTGGTGCCGGTACTGTGATGATCAAATCGACGGGGCCGCGGTGTCGACAGCCCCTCGAAGACTGCAGGAGCTGATTCAGTTGACCCGGTCTTTGCCGCAGGACCCAGCAGCGATGCCGTTTCAGTTCCGGGGCCTTAGGGATGTTCTTTCCGCGCATCATATTCCCGCACAGTATCCCCTGGATCTGCTTCGTGGGATGGAAATGGATGTGCAGAATCGTCGCTACCAGACTTTGCAGGATCTGGAAGAATACTGCTATTGTGTGGCTGGTGTTGTGGGATTGATGATGTGTCATATTATGGGTGTTCGGTCTGATCAGGCTTTAAGGCATGCCATTGCGATGGGGAATGCCATGCAGCTGACAAACATATGCCGGGACATACGTGAGGATGCAAATCTTGGGCGTTGTTATTTACCGCAAGAATGGTTGAAACAAGCCGGGATGACCGAGACCACGTTGTTTCTGCCTGAACATCGCGGGTCTTTGGTAACGATCCAGGAGCGCCTGCTGCAGAGAGCAGATGAACTTTATGCGGAAGGCTTCGCCGGGTTGCGGTTTTTGTCACTCCGTTCTTGCTGGGCGGTTTTGATTGCGGCTAAAGTGTATTCATACATTGGTGAGCTGATACGCCGGGATTCTGACCGTGGTTTGACCCGGCGGATTCATGTGAGCTTTTGGAAAAAGATAGTGTTGATCGGGTCCACGGCAAAGTACTTTGTGCCACAGGTGTGGTGGTCTTTGAAGTCGACAGAGGCTGTGCGTCCGCCAGCCAGGATTTGGAGTTTGAAGTGA
- a CDS encoding ABC transporter permease gives MKKHLKLTLQHTYYQFLELIRQPMYLLSTLVFPAMFFWFFGVPNAQTEDAAAMLTGSFACFGVLGVVLFQFAIGIAQEKGTAWSHYLHILPLPKILTFLPKVLNALFVSLLSIAAVVIVAMMTTPLNWQELPWMNFLTSLMLGSVPFALLGACLGYSASAKSIVPLANLVYLPLSFAGGLWMPPQALPKVVQKISEYLPTRFLGEVVWASLLDQSTNSKHIWGLALYAALFLAASLFLFRKTQEQEFR, from the coding sequence ATGAAAAAGCACCTTAAGCTGACACTGCAGCACACTTACTATCAGTTCCTGGAGCTTATCCGCCAACCCATGTACCTGCTTTCAACCCTGGTTTTCCCCGCGATGTTTTTCTGGTTCTTCGGTGTGCCGAATGCACAAACGGAAGACGCCGCCGCCATGCTGACGGGATCCTTTGCCTGCTTTGGAGTCCTGGGGGTGGTGCTGTTTCAATTTGCCATCGGCATTGCCCAGGAAAAAGGTACCGCCTGGTCTCACTATCTGCACATTCTGCCTTTGCCAAAAATCCTGACGTTTTTACCAAAGGTGCTAAATGCCCTTTTTGTTTCTTTGCTGTCGATTGCCGCGGTGGTGATTGTGGCGATGATGACGACACCACTAAACTGGCAAGAGCTTCCGTGGATGAACTTCCTTACCAGTCTGATGCTGGGCTCGGTTCCGTTTGCTCTTTTGGGTGCCTGCCTGGGTTATTCGGCCAGCGCCAAATCCATTGTTCCCCTGGCAAATCTGGTTTATCTGCCGCTGTCTTTTGCGGGCGGACTGTGGATGCCACCCCAGGCTCTTCCCAAGGTTGTTCAAAAGATATCGGAATACCTGCCCACACGATTTCTGGGCGAAGTGGTCTGGGCTTCTTTGCTGGATCAGTCCACGAACTCGAAGCACATCTGGGGACTGGCGCTATACGCCGCCCTGTTCCTGGCGGCGTCGCTGTTTCTATTTAGAAAAACCCAAGAGCAAGAGTTTCGTTAA
- a CDS encoding ABC transporter ATP-binding protein produces the protein MRSPLISIANLKKSYGAKVALHNVGFSVEPSQIVALLGPNGAGKSTTLKILLGLRSADEGVIQKPDKSLIGYAGQEISFPAHLKTIEVLRLVKAHYDRGPSIDQMAKHFYLYPFLHRQMGGLSGGEKRRVSLACALIGAPQVLVLDEPTTGLDVESRIHLWQEIRNFAQDGGAVLLSTHDLNEVSQVAHRVVIIDHGTVLFDGPTADITRSLKFKTLKFRAPEAPVSGLIDDCFSEGHSHRVLTQHTEALLKELINNEYFLEDLEVSSATLEEAFIHLRKKHHEKAP, from the coding sequence GTGAGATCGCCGCTTATCTCTATCGCCAATCTTAAAAAAAGCTACGGTGCCAAGGTCGCCTTGCACAATGTGGGCTTTTCGGTGGAGCCTTCGCAAATTGTGGCTCTGTTAGGACCCAATGGCGCGGGCAAAAGCACGACCCTGAAGATATTGCTGGGCTTACGAAGCGCCGACGAAGGGGTCATCCAAAAACCCGACAAGTCCCTGATTGGGTATGCCGGACAGGAAATTTCGTTCCCGGCCCATTTGAAAACCATCGAAGTTCTTCGTCTGGTTAAGGCACACTATGACCGCGGGCCCTCCATCGACCAGATGGCAAAGCATTTTTATTTGTATCCTTTTTTACACCGCCAGATGGGGGGACTTAGCGGCGGCGAAAAACGCCGGGTCTCGCTGGCTTGCGCGCTTATTGGAGCCCCGCAGGTTCTGGTGCTGGACGAACCCACCACGGGTCTTGATGTTGAGTCACGCATTCATCTGTGGCAGGAAATTCGCAATTTTGCCCAGGATGGCGGCGCGGTCCTGCTGTCCACTCATGATCTGAATGAAGTTTCCCAGGTGGCCCACCGAGTGGTCATCATTGATCATGGAACTGTCCTGTTTGATGGCCCCACCGCTGACATCACCCGCAGTTTAAAATTCAAAACACTGAAGTTCCGCGCACCTGAAGCCCCGGTTTCCGGACTTATTGACGACTGCTTCAGCGAGGGACATAGCCACCGGGTGCTGACCCAGCACACTGAGGCACTGCTGAAAGAACTGATCAACAATGAATACTTCCTGGAGGATCTGGAGGTTTCTTCGGCCACTCTCGAAGAGGCTTTTATTCATTTAAGAAAGAAGCATCATGAAAAAGCACCTTAA
- a CDS encoding sterol desaturase family protein: protein MNHFEKYESYIPFDLLVPQNFLLATLALTSVVLIRYLALTTCFYVAFYRKSWPWAKSRQIYPTLPDKKIQLFEIKWSVISSGIFGLGGVLLGILWQTGWARFYLPLDEYGWGYLLLSGFLLSLLHDFYFYVTHRALHIPWLYRRFHAVHHASLQPSPWASFSFHPVESIIEALPLPLILLFLPLHPLVLLVYLTLMTLSAIVNHLGFELLPRGSARHPLGKWLISGTHHSGHHRYYKYNFGLFYTIWDHLLGTQHPAYEAQFMKNTGETDQST, encoded by the coding sequence ATGAACCACTTCGAGAAGTATGAATCGTACATTCCCTTCGATCTATTGGTGCCGCAGAACTTTTTGCTTGCAACATTAGCCCTGACTTCGGTGGTTTTAATTCGCTATCTGGCTTTGACGACCTGCTTCTATGTCGCCTTTTACAGGAAAAGCTGGCCCTGGGCCAAAAGCCGACAAATCTACCCCACTTTGCCTGACAAAAAAATTCAGCTTTTCGAAATCAAATGGTCGGTCATCAGTTCAGGAATATTTGGATTGGGCGGAGTGCTGCTGGGTATTTTGTGGCAAACCGGATGGGCGCGTTTTTACCTGCCCCTGGATGAATACGGATGGGGCTACTTACTGCTGAGTGGTTTTTTGCTGTCGCTGCTGCATGATTTTTATTTCTATGTGACTCACCGGGCTTTGCATATTCCATGGCTGTACCGCCGCTTCCATGCGGTTCACCATGCTTCACTTCAGCCTTCCCCGTGGGCGTCCTTTTCTTTTCATCCGGTCGAATCCATTATCGAAGCCCTGCCACTGCCTTTGATCTTGTTGTTCCTGCCCCTGCATCCGCTGGTTCTGCTGGTCTATCTGACTTTGATGACCCTATCGGCAATTGTGAATCATTTGGGCTTTGAGCTTTTACCGCGGGGATCGGCCAGACATCCGCTGGGAAAATGGCTGATCTCAGGAACCCATCATTCAGGTCATCATCGCTATTACAAATACAACTTCGGCCTGTTCTACACGATCTGGGACCATCTGCTGGGGACCCAGCATCCCGCCTATGAGGCGCAGTTTATGAAAAACACCGGCGAAACGGATCAAAGCACGTGA
- the crtY gene encoding lycopene beta-cyclase CrtY codes for MFVQAEDNIWDCLIVGGGLAGGLLLQALRTEQPELKVLLLERGTQLGGNHTWSFHGSDVPGDATWLQSLISKTWPAYEVRFPRYQRKIQSSYCSIKAQDFHQKLLGQHGSQILLQASVQEVRRDSVTLLDGRMFRAKCVIDARGWGAAADVKRGYQKFVGLDVKLSQPHGLNHVILKDVLVPQVDGYRFVYILPWSETELLVEDTYYSNTPDLDVTALKSGILDYIAGKGWVTESVIRQEVGCLPLDLYDVPVEGGPSGGPLNLGAASGVYQPVTGYTFPQTVACVQALAKSSLDTWGEVLPALQLNYKKQARYLRILNRMMFLAAVPEKRYVILERFYLLSEALIERFYQGRLTVLDQVRILCGKPPVSVWRALKSLF; via the coding sequence ATGTTTGTTCAGGCGGAAGATAATATTTGGGATTGCCTTATTGTTGGCGGTGGCTTGGCCGGGGGACTGCTGTTGCAGGCCTTGCGTACAGAGCAACCCGAATTGAAAGTCCTGCTGCTTGAGCGGGGAACACAGCTGGGTGGGAATCACACCTGGAGTTTTCATGGCTCTGACGTGCCTGGCGACGCCACATGGTTGCAGTCCTTGATCTCAAAAACATGGCCCGCCTATGAAGTTCGTTTCCCCAGATATCAAAGAAAAATTCAGAGCTCTTATTGCTCCATCAAAGCCCAGGATTTCCATCAAAAGCTTCTTGGTCAGCACGGCAGTCAAATTCTGCTTCAAGCTTCGGTGCAGGAAGTGCGCCGCGATTCAGTGACCCTGCTTGATGGCAGGATGTTTCGCGCCAAGTGTGTGATCGATGCCCGTGGCTGGGGGGCTGCTGCTGATGTGAAACGTGGGTATCAGAAATTTGTTGGTTTGGATGTGAAGCTGTCTCAGCCACACGGGTTGAACCATGTGATTCTGAAAGATGTTCTTGTCCCGCAGGTGGATGGTTATCGATTTGTCTATATTTTACCCTGGAGTGAAACAGAACTTCTGGTAGAAGACACTTATTACTCCAATACTCCGGATTTGGATGTGACAGCACTCAAGTCAGGCATTCTTGACTATATTGCCGGTAAAGGCTGGGTCACTGAATCCGTGATCAGGCAAGAGGTGGGCTGTCTGCCTCTGGATCTTTATGATGTGCCTGTGGAGGGTGGCCCATCGGGCGGGCCTTTAAATCTTGGCGCCGCCTCGGGTGTTTATCAACCGGTAACGGGCTATACGTTCCCACAGACCGTAGCCTGCGTTCAGGCATTAGCCAAAAGCTCTCTGGACACCTGGGGGGAAGTTCTGCCAGCGCTTCAGCTGAATTATAAAAAGCAAGCACGTTATCTGCGAATCCTGAATCGTATGATGTTCCTGGCAGCCGTCCCGGAAAAAAGATACGTGATACTTGAAAGATTTTATCTGCTGTCCGAGGCGTTGATTGAGCGCTTTTACCAAGGCCGTCTGACGGTTTTGGATCAAGTGCGCATTTTGTGTGGCAAGCCTCCGGTTTCAGTCTGGCGTGCCTTAAAGAGTTTGTTCTAA
- the tsaA gene encoding tRNA (N6-threonylcarbamoyladenosine(37)-N6)-methyltransferase TrmO, producing MATEIKLTAIGTFKSPQVHPYEAGRQPDEFHSQGVIELEPGHNFEQALTGLEGCERIWVVFLFHHNDHWSPMVLPPRGGNTKQGVFATRSPYRPNPVGMSCVKVKSIDKLKIHVEGADLLHGSPILDIKPYVAYADSFPGVEPAWLKNAERFTIDYSVEAKQELEWLELHQVHQLRGFLQHQLEFEPDNSRKKRVKPEGSGFVIAYRTWRARFEIQGHHVSVIRIFSGYTEEDLNTPEDTYQDKALHRNFQKNFQKNF from the coding sequence ATGGCGACTGAAATAAAGCTTACCGCCATCGGCACTTTCAAAAGCCCACAGGTGCACCCTTACGAGGCCGGACGCCAGCCGGATGAGTTTCACTCGCAAGGCGTGATTGAACTTGAACCCGGCCACAATTTTGAACAAGCCCTCACAGGCCTTGAAGGTTGTGAGCGCATCTGGGTGGTGTTCTTGTTTCATCATAATGACCACTGGAGCCCGATGGTGCTACCCCCACGCGGTGGCAATACCAAACAAGGCGTGTTTGCGACCAGATCCCCGTACCGCCCTAATCCCGTGGGCATGAGCTGCGTGAAAGTTAAATCCATCGACAAACTTAAAATCCATGTGGAAGGTGCTGACCTTTTGCATGGCAGTCCGATTTTGGACATCAAACCTTATGTGGCCTATGCGGATTCATTCCCCGGTGTGGAGCCTGCGTGGCTGAAAAATGCTGAGCGCTTTACCATAGATTATTCAGTCGAAGCCAAACAGGAACTGGAATGGCTGGAGCTTCACCAGGTACATCAACTGCGTGGATTCTTGCAGCATCAGCTGGAATTTGAACCGGATAATTCCCGCAAGAAGCGCGTGAAACCCGAAGGTTCAGGATTTGTCATCGCCTATCGCACCTGGCGTGCTCGGTTTGAAATTCAGGGCCACCACGTCAGTGTGATCAGAATTTTCTCCGGGTACACCGAAGAAGACCTGAACACCCCCGAGGACACTTATCAGGACAAGGCCTTGCATCGCAATTTTCAAAAAAACTTTCAAAAGAACTTCTGA
- a CDS encoding RNA methyltransferase — MNLSIQDKKSLEEIHQLFLKLEKSSGDFSFSEAELKKLKTLISALSVCENPDVSRLAPLEKHLTPGMTLKHFVSYAIPFERLLHKNLQDDEFLVVENDREQAESKLPLVFVLDNIRSAFNVGSIFRTAECLGAEKIYLCGYTPLPTQWKVEKTAMGTQEYLAWEEAPKLLECLEELKDEGYRIVALETAASASDLFEKFESEPTAFVLGNERFGLDPEVLKIIDEVRIIPLRGRKNSLNVGVTAAVAGFEWMRQWRLK, encoded by the coding sequence ATGAATCTTTCCATTCAGGATAAAAAATCCCTCGAAGAAATCCATCAGCTTTTTCTGAAGCTGGAGAAATCCTCGGGGGATTTTTCTTTTTCCGAGGCAGAACTAAAAAAACTGAAAACTCTAATTTCGGCTTTGTCTGTTTGTGAGAATCCTGATGTTTCCCGTCTGGCGCCCTTGGAAAAACACCTGACCCCGGGCATGACGCTGAAACATTTCGTCAGCTATGCCATACCTTTTGAGCGCCTTTTACATAAAAACCTGCAGGACGATGAATTCTTGGTGGTTGAAAACGACCGCGAACAAGCTGAAAGCAAATTGCCGTTGGTATTTGTTCTGGACAACATCCGCTCTGCCTTCAATGTAGGATCCATCTTCCGCACCGCCGAGTGCCTGGGGGCTGAAAAGATTTATCTTTGCGGCTACACCCCGCTTCCGACCCAATGGAAAGTCGAAAAGACCGCCATGGGGACTCAAGAATACCTTGCTTGGGAAGAGGCTCCGAAACTTTTAGAGTGCCTGGAAGAGCTGAAGGACGAAGGCTACCGTATTGTCGCCTTAGAGACCGCAGCCAGCGCTTCAGATCTGTTTGAAAAATTTGAATCCGAACCTACCGCCTTTGTTTTGGGGAATGAACGCTTCGGCCTTGATCCGGAAGTTTTAAAGATCATCGACGAAGTCCGCATCATCCCCTTGCGCGGGCGCAAAAACTCCTTGAATGTCGGCGTTACCGCGGCCGTGGCAGGCTTTGAATGGATGAGACAATGGCGACTGAAATAA